The DNA window GCCAATTTATTAATCATCAGACACACATCCAAATGGATCAATCCAATCCCGGGGGCAACTTCATTAATTATCAATTAGGCTAATGAGCGCTACACCTATAGAAGAGGTTATATTTAGATCGCATCTACCCCTACGAAGAATAACAAACTTATTATTCAAATGTTATGTCACAGGATAACGGGGTAATTATTTGCCTCTTCGACGCATAGGGGATACCACACGGAAATCTcaacaaagtacaaaaaaaatattctctctctctctctctctctctctctctttaactgagATGCCTATGGCAAGAGCATCCTAGTGCTCTTAATAGCTCGAGCCCTAAAAACCAAAggtgaaataaaaactgaactaaatgtcaaatataaaggaataaaaagaattaaatcaattattctaggtaaataaataaaagaataaactggataaagaattaaaaaagaatataaaaaaaatataagaacctACAGTCATTTCTCTAACCAGCAAACGTAATCACCAAAGAATGGAGGAAAAACCAGTCAGCAGGAACACCAAACAAATTacgataggaaaaaaaaaaaaaaaacagagacaaaCTCACACAGTCAAGAATCAACAGACAACTGAAAACGTGGTTCTCGGCTTAATAACAGCGTATTTAGTACCGAGTGTACTCAGCTAATCACTTTTTACCTCTCGAGAATAGCATCCTCGAGAGGGAGGAAAATAACTCGGCTATACTAATAAGGAGGTCCGAGCGATTGAAAAACTAACTCAAACTTCgcattttgattttcaatttgcACAATGGAATGTATACACGTCAGCGTTTCGCATTACAGCTtcccttcacagagagagagagagagagagaatcacgctAAATGTGTCTTTGGGAAAAGAGAGTTAATAGATTTTATACAGCCTTACAcacacgtacagagagagagagagagagagacagagagagagagagagagagagagagagagagagagagagagagagagagagagaatctggctGAGTGTGGCTTTGGAAATAGGAGGTGTGTTAATAGATTTTATactgtcttacacacacacaaacgaacatacacacaagtacagagagagagagagagagagagagagagagagagagagagagagagagagagagagagaaatatagctTTGGAAAAAGAAAGTTAGTTAATCGATTTGATACTgtcttacaaagagagagagagagagagagagagagagagagagagagagagagagagagagagagagagagagagagagagagagagagagttaggcaaAACGTAGCCTTCCAGCCGAAAAAAGAAAACACCCGTACATGAGGGAGAGACAGAGCAACCAAAGAAGGTTCTACCCATCTCATTATTCCATAAGGAAAAGACAACACATCCTGTTTTTCCAGAAAGGACTCCGAGATAttctttttgaagagagagagagagagagagagagagagagagagagagagagagagagagagagagagagagaggaactatcGATCGTTCGACGAGAAGCTTTGCAAACAAAACGACTGAAAAACTTCGGATACTTGTTCGTGTTCGAAGCACAACAAAAACCAAGCGGTGACTGAGAGCTGGTTATTATCATCCAGTCCTAAATGTATTTTCCTATTAATCGTAATTTGTTTACGTTCAgcttcatcaaaattattttattagtcaacgTCTGCTTTGTAACGTCATGAACTATTCATGAATTAAAACAACAGAACGCAACATATTTCTTGAGGAGTCTTCAAAAAACGACTACAGTAATACTACtgatacttaataataataataataataataataataataataataataataataataagaagaagaagaagaagaagaagaagaagaagacgaaaaagaagacgaagaagaagaacaacaacaacaatattaataataataatattattattattattattattattattattattattattattattattataacgcaTGTTTTGCTGCTTTTACAATCAtctgaccaataataataataataataataataataataataataataatactaataattaatacttattattattattattattattattattattattattataacgcaTGTTTTACTTCTTTAACAATCATCTTACCAAGAGCCCACGACGGCGTAGGCCGGTCTAAAAGCAACATCatcaataatattatcattaaaagaagaagaaacagaagaagaggaagaagaaaaattactgaGAATCGACCAGCTATTCTAGAAATAAAACCATAAACCAAGACATTATCTCCAACACACTATtattaccaccaccaccatcatcatcatcatcatcatcatcatcaacgagGCACAAaacgtaaacacacacattattattaatgctatttGAACAGCATAGTCACAAACAACAGCTTTAATTATGAACTGTGGCGTACAAATGGCTTGCGTCACATTAATGACAGGATCACGCACAAAGGGTTCAGCTTTAACTGGTACGTAAAATCTAAACATATCTGCAACCCTATCTAATGTCTGATGCAATGATATccccagtgctctctctctctctctctctctctctctctctctctctctctctcaactctctctctctctctctctctctcaacatccaaTATATAAGAACatctctaaataatatatatatatatatatatatatatatatatatatatatatatatatatatatatatatatatatatatatatatatatatatatatggaaataaacacatgggaacatgtttcacagaaataaattataaacatatatagtgtACCTGAACATATCGCAGTAAGTTTGTTGTACAATGTACATAATACCGTATAAAGTATACACAAcctatttttaaaggaaacataaACGCTATACAACTAACCAAACAAAATGTAAACTATGTAGAATATGACCATTTAGTAAGAACACGATTAACAAAAATAAGTGCTACATAACAATAATCCaccctcccatatatatatatatttatatatatatatatatatatatatatatatatatatatatatatatatatatatatatatatatatatatatatatatacacacacacacacacatgtagggAGTCCCTTCGTCCGAGATAAACATAAGCTTAAGAAAAATTAACCTCATTTCTCCTTCTTTATTGCGGTGTTTACAGCGGCTAAAAGGGAGATTACTCCGCCTTTTCCAGATGACTTTAATTGAGCCTTCTTTTCGTATATACTGGAAGTGGGACGTTGTCGCACTGGTCCCAAATCTGGGGGAGGATTTTGGGGATAAAATGGAGGGGAAAAAATGGTTACATTAGAGCACTCTAGAAGGATACTTTAGACGGCTCTAAGCAGATATGTTGGAGGACCGTAAAAGGATGCAATATAGGATCCCAAACGGATATATTAGAGTAATCTGCCCAGACAGATTAGAGGACTCTAGAAGGATGGCTTAAAGGAGGTGGATATTATTGGCGACTAAAAGGATACACTGCAGGACTCTATAAAAGGTGCAGGAATTATGCTATCGTCCCATTAAGCCTGAGCTTTATTGGATGACTCCTGTATTAGAGTATTTCAAATGGGCCCATCAACAGACACATCAGAGGACCCAAAAAGTTTGAATTAGAGGGATTTCAATGGATACTGGAAGCAGGGCAACTTCGCAGCAATCTACATAAACTGAGAGACACTATAAGGATACAATAAAACTTCCAAAGGGTACATAACAACTTAAAGATATACATTAGAAGACTACAAATGAATGGATCTGATGACTTTTTACAGATAGACAAGACGGATGAAAAAATTACGAGAGGACTCTAAATTTGTACAGGAGAGGACTGTAAAGCAAGACgtcaaaatattttatggaaCCTGATAAACTTTACAGTTGCAAGCAATCAGTTAcattctttttctattctttattttcttcacacAGAGCATTCAATTTTGCGGAAGCATACTTCATTAGCACGATTACTTGGTTCACAAAATTATAAGctgaaggataataataatagtctccgATGAcatttgtacagaaaaaaaaacgcatACTGATACCTATCctgatgttaaaaataaaaccaaaatttgtTAACAAATTTTTCCAAATCGTTGATACTGCCTACGCCGATTGtaagttataaagttttttttaatcataaatggcaaccgaggtgtttcttttatttctaaagtaGGCCTCTCGCAGATAGATATCTATATAATTATGCTTTTTCGAAGCTTAAAAAATCTCTcttgaaatttcaagaaaaatatccgTCTCGCTGCCACTACAaaatgtgctgagagagagagagagagagagagagagagagagagagagagagagagagagagagagagagagagagagttgaggaaaggcCGAAgttgtcccagtcttgggaaatTCTACTTGTTTGTGATTCACTCTTTCTGGGTAATTAAACGCAGTTGAAATATCGTGAGTTCGTAAATTCGCTGTTGGATTGAAAGCAAAAGGATAGAGGATTTGTTCTCCGAATGAGGGATGACAAGGGAAAATAGGAGGGTGAGATTGATTAAGGGGTTGGCAAGAAAGATATGTACGGGTTTTTCAGTGGGATATGGCAAAGGAAATGGACACTTGTTTTTCGGGTTGAAATTAACATGGTAATGGGTGTTGGGTATTTGGAGTGGGGTTGGCAAGGGGGGAAAAAGAACGGGGCGGGGGTTAAATGGTCCTGTACAAAAATTCGGAAGGCAAAGAGGAAAATGTGTTCTAGGGGTGAAgattggtggaaaaaaaaaaaaagggaaggaacgGTATTTTGGGGGTAGGggctacaataaaagaaaaaattattcttttcgaGGAGAGGTatgaggaaagggggaagggggaactgGGGAGCGTGGAAACGATAAGAGGATTTCTCTGGTCGTACGAACAGTTGAGCTTAAAATGAATTTTCGCCGGCCGAGAGAGAGACAATCTTGGAACTCGGCCCAGAACAAAGGATGGGGTGACGGACGGCCCTGTAATTGATGGTGTAAACAATAGGCGCCCTCGGGGATAAAGGGAATCTCAGATGCGACTGAGAGTGGAGGTGGGAGGATGAGAGGTAGGGGATGGGGAGGTGGGAGGATGAGAGGTAGGGGATGGGGAGGTGGGAGGATGAGAGGTAGGGGATGGGGAGGTGGGGCGATGAGAGGTAGGGGATGGGGAGGTGGGGCGATGAGAGGTAGGGGATGGGGGAGGTGGGACGATGAGAGGTAGGGGATGGGAGATGGGAAGATGAGAGGTAGGGGATGGGTGGAGGTGGTAAGATGAGAAGTAGGGGATGGGGAGGTGGGACAATGAGAGGAATGGGATAGGGGAGGTAAGAAGATAAGAGGTATGGGGATGGGGAGGTGGCAAGATGAGAAGTAAGGGGATGGGGGAGGTGGGACGAtgagaggaagggggtggggaggtgggaaGACGAGAGGTAGGGGACGGGTGGACGTGGTAAGATGAGAAGTAAGGGGATGGGGAGGTGGGACGATGGGAGGAAGGGGACGGGGAGGTTGGAAAATGAGAGGTAGGGGATGGGTGGATGTGGTAAGATGACAAGTAGGGGATGGGTGGATGTGGTAAGATGACAAGTAGGGGATGGGGAGGTGGGACGATGAGAGGTAGGGGATGGAGGAGGTGGGAGGATGAGAGGTAGGGGATGGGGAGGTGGGACGATgagaggaaggggatgggagaggtgGGAAGATGAGAGATAGGGGGATGGGTGGAGGTGgcaagatgagaaaaaaaaaagtataccttagttttaccagaccactgagctgattaacagttctcctagggctggcccgaaggattagacttatttaacgtggctaagaaccaattggttacttagcaacaggacctacagcttattgtggaatccgaaccacattatagcgagaaatgaatttctatcaccagaaataaattcctctaactcttcattagccggccagagagtcgaactcgggcctagctagtgctaggccacaactctaccgactcgcccaacgaagagcttggtAAGATGAGAAGTGGGGATGGGGAGGTGGGACGAtaagaggaaggggatggggaaggtggGAAAATGAGAGGTGGGGGATGGGGAGGTGGGAACATGAGAGGTAGGGGATGTGGAAGGGGAAGATGAGATgtaggggatgggaagggggaaaATGAGAGGTAGGGGATGGGGAGATGGGAAGATTAGAggtaggggatggggaagggggagatgaGAGGTAGGGGTGGGAGGTGGGAAGATAAGAGGTAGGGGATGGGGGTTGGGAAGATGAGAGGTAGGGGGATGGGGGAGGTAAAAAGATGAGAAGTAGGAGGTTGGGGAGGTGggaagatggggaggggaggtgggaggagggaAGATGAGAGGTAGGTGGATGGGGGAGGTGAAAAGATGAGAAGCAGGAGGTTGGGGAGGTGGGAAGATGTGAGGtaggggaagtgggaggagggAAGATGAGAGGTGAGGGATGGGGAGGTGGGAAGATGAGAAgtcggggagggggaggtgggaagATGAGAGGTAAGGGATGGGGTGGGAACATAAGAGGAAAGGGATGGGGAGGTGGAAGGTGGGAAGATAAGAAGTCGGGGAGGAGGTGGGAAGATGAGAGGTAAGGGATGGGGTTGGAAACATAAGAGGTAAGGGATGGGGAGGTGGGAAGATGAGAAGTCGGGGAGGGGGAGGTAAGAAGATGAGAGGtaagggatgggggtgggaacataagaggtaagggattggggaggtgggtgggaagatgagaggtgggggtgggggaaggtggTGGAAGGGAACTGGAGGCTTGAGATTACCGAAGAAGGAATTAGGGGGAGCGAAAAGACAGCGGGACAAATTGTAAGAAACTCGGATGGTGGAATTATGAGAGTCGGCTGGGAGATGGGGAAATGACTCTTCCAAGACCTGGGAAATTTTAATTTGTGTGATGCTTGTGCGGcaatccatgagagagagagagagagagagagagagagagagagagagagagagagagagagagagagagagagagattagatttagATTAGGATGTCATCTGTAATTAAGCGAATTAGGAATCTTCGTAATTACATTGTGAATACATTTGATTCTGatgatttcaattcatttttaccttctttctttctgtacctagtctctctctcatatatatatatatatatatatatatatatatatatatatatatatatatatatatatatatatatatatatatatatatatatacacacacacatatatttatatcaaaccaccaaaaaccaattattttattgaatattactaataatGCCAATAACTTGTTCCTAATTTCATTAATACAAGATAAGAGCGTCTACCCTACCCAATATCTGAACCTATACTTTTTTTCAGTGGTACAGGAGTGAGCGTAACTTAATGTGCTCAACCATCAAGAGTGCG is part of the Macrobrachium rosenbergii isolate ZJJX-2024 chromosome 41, ASM4041242v1, whole genome shotgun sequence genome and encodes:
- the LOC136827234 gene encoding uncharacterized protein, with translation MFPPPSLTSHLLTSPSPTSHLPTSPSLTSYVSNPIPYLSSSHLLPDFLSSHLPPPHPFPLMFPPHPLPLIFPPPPPRLLIFPPPHPSPLIFPPPTSPTSHLPTSPTSCFSSFHLPHPPTSHLPSSHLPSPSSHLPNLLLLIFLPPPSPYLSSSQPPSPTSYLPTSHPYLSSPPSPSPTSNLPISPSPTSHFPPSHPLHLIFPFHIPYLSCSHLPIPHLSFSHLPHPLPLIVPPPHPHFSSYQALRWVYFFFSHLATSTHPPISHLPTSPIPFLSSSHLPIPYLSSSHLLHPLPLIVPPPHPLLVILPHPPIPYLSSYHIHPSPTSHFPTSPSPSSHRPTSPSPYFSSYHVHPSPTSRLPTSPPPSSHRPTSPIPLLLILPPPHPHTSYLLTSPIPFLSLSHLPIPYFSSYHLHPSPTSHLPISHPLPLIVPPPPSPTSHRPTSPSPTSHRPTSPSPTSHPPTSPSPTSHPPTSPSPTSHPPTSTLSRI